The sequence below is a genomic window from Microbacterium abyssi.
ACCAGGGCGAGCAGGTCGGCGGCGCGACCGCGATTGGGCGCGAAGTTCATGGTGGCGTGGGTGAGGTGGACGGCGCAGCCCGTGCGGCGGCCGATGTCGAGAACCTCGCGATAGGCGTCCAGCGCTCCCCCGCCGTAACTGCGCGTATGCGGGGCCCAGTAACCGCCGCGCTCGGCCACGACGCGGCAGAGCGCCTCGAGCTCGTCCGTGGAGGCGTACATGCCGGGCGTGTAGGTGAGGCCGCTCGACATGCCGAACGCGCCGGCGTCCAGCGCCGCTCCGAGCTGCGTGCACATCGCCTCGATCTCGCTCGGCGTCGCCGGCCGGTTCGCGTGCCCGACGGTCATCATCCGCAGGTTGCCCTGCGGCACGAGCACGGCGGCGTTCGCGGTGGTCGCGTCGTCGATCGCGGTGAGCAGGTCGTCCATCGTCCGCCACGGGACGTCGGCGGGCGATCCGTTCCAGCCGGCGATCTGCGCGGGGATGACGGATGCCGCGGCGTCGTCGAGCGGCGCGTAGCCGAGCCCGTCCTGGCCGAGGACCTCGGTCGTGACGCCCTGGCGGATCTTCGCCTGATGCGCCGCGCCCCTCAGCACGGCGAGGTCGCTGTGCGCGTGCATGTCGATGAACCCGGGGGCGAGGACGAGACCGTCCGCGGCGACCTCGACGGCGCCGTCCGGCAGCTCGAGGGTGCGCTCGTCGCCGGCGCGGAGGACGGCGACGATCCGCTCGCCCTCGACCGCGACATCGGCGGCGTACCGCGCCGCGCCGGTGCCGTCGACGACGGTCGCACCGCGATAGACCCGTACGCGCCCCGCGGCTGCGTGATCGCTGCTCAGAAGCATGTCGCCACCGCACCGATCACGCGCGGGTCGTCGGCATCGGGGTCGTCGATCAGCGGGATGACGCGCCATTTGTCGAACGCCGTGCAGGGGTGCGAGAGTCCGAGGCGCACGACCGCGCCCACTGGTGCCTCCGCGCCCGGTTCGAGGTGCAGGAACGCGTGCTGGTCGTTCAGCGCGGTGATCTCGCCCCGGACGGACTGCGGCACCGGGAGGTCGATGTCGAAGGGGACGTCGCGACGGCCGGCGTCCAGCAGGGCGAGGCCGGGCTCGGGCTGCGACACGACGCGCGCCCAGGCGTGCATGGCCGAGCGCAGCGGCGCGGTGCCCGTCAGCGGACCGAACGGCGACATCCGCGAGTAGAAGCCGTCGTCGTGGATCTGGAAGGCGCCCGATCGCAGCACGATCTCGGCCTCGTCCCCCAGCGGCGCGAGGACGGCGGCCGCCCGATCGGGGAACGCGCTACCGCCCGCGGTGAGGATGGGCCGGGCGACGCCCGGGTAGGACAGTCGCCCGTGCAGTTCGACGATCGTGCCGAGGTACGCGTCGACGGCCTGCACGGATTCCGCGCTGCGGTCGGGCCCGAACGGGCCCTCGTAGCCGCCGACGCCCGTCAAGCGGAGGCCGGGGGCGTCGGTGATGGCCTGTGCGATCCGCTCCCCCTCATCGACGGTTCGCGCGCCGGTGCGTCCGCCGGCGCCGCCGAGCTCGACGAGGACGTCGAGCGGATGCCGCGGTTCGATGCCCGCGCTCGCGAGCAGAGCGACGGAATCCGTCGAGTCGACCCAGCAGATGATCCGCAGATCGGGGTCTGCGATGAGCGCTCTGCCGAGGTCGGCGGCGGCCGCGGCATCCGTCACGGCGTTCGCGATGAACACGCGGCGCACTCCCGCTTCGATGGCGACTGACGCCTGCCACGGCGTGGCGACCGTGATGCCCCAGGCACCGGCATCCAGCAGTCGCTGCCAGAGCGCCGGTGCCATCGTGGTCTTGCCGTGCGGCGCGAGCACGACCCCGGCGGCTGCGGCCCAGTCGAGCACGGTGCGCTCGTTGTGCTCGAGGGCGTCCGCATGCACGGTCATCACCGGGGTGCTGAACTCCGAGAGCCTCAGATCGGCATCCGCGATCTCGGACAGGCGCCTGCCGTGCGCCCGCGCGGGGAACGCCTTCGCCCACGTGCCGACGACCGGATCCGGAATTAGTAGAGGCATCTAACAAGGCTACTAGGCTGTGGGCATGAGCACGAAGACCCGAGTCACGACAGACGCCGCACCGGCACCCGCCCACACCTTCTCGCAGGGAGTCCGCAAGGGCCCGTTCGTCCAGGTGTCCGGCCAGGGCCCGGTCGATCCGTCGAGCGGCGAGTACCTCTTCGAGGGCGACGTCGCCGCCCAGACCACGCGCACCCTGGAGAACGTCAAGGCGATCGTCGAGGCCTCGGGCGCGACCTTCGATGACGTCGTCATGCTGCGCGTCTACCTCACGCAGCGCTCGGACTTCGCGGCGATGAACGACGCGTACGGCGAGTTCGTCACAGCGCACACGCCCAGCGGCGTGCTGCCCTCGCGCACCACAGTGTTCACCGGCCTCCCCCGCGAGGAGATGCTCGTGGAGATCGACGGGATCGCGATCGTCGAAGGCTGACCAGGCGACGATGGGTCAATCTCCCCATCGTCGTTCCGCGGTGAGTGTGTTTGACTGACTCACCGACCGGAGAATCGCACAGCACTTCGCCGTGCCACCAATGAGGGAAGAACACATGAACCGCCGTATCGCCGCATTCGCCATCGCCAGCGTCGCCATCCTCGGACTCACCGCCTGCTCGGGCGGTGCCCCGGAGGACACCGCGAACGACTCGGCCGACTCGGGTGACTCGGCCCCCGCGGAGGAGACGACAACCGACCAGTCGGTCGAAGATGCCTGTGGCATCGTCATTCCGCAGCTGACCGAGGCCAGCACCGCGATGTCCGAGATCGACATGACCGCCGCCGAGGCCGACCCGCAGGCGACCGTCGATCAGTTCAACAGCTTCGTCGGGACGCTCGGCGAGACCGTCGACAGCGTCTCGAACGCCGAGGTCAAGGAGGCCACGGCCGCCGTCTACGAGGACTTCACGGCCCTCGGCGACCTGCTCACCAAGGTCGTCGTCGAGCAGGACATGTCCGCGGCCGGCGAGCTCAGCGCCATCACGGGCGACGTGACCGCATCGGCGACCGCGCTCCAGGAGCTGTGCAGCTGATCATCACCGCCTGAACCGAGAGGCCCCGGGATCTTCGGATCCCGGGGCCTCTCGGGTTGCGGAACCGTTGCTTCCCTGTTATCACGCGACCCGTATGATGGGGGGAATGTCGCGTTGAATCACGGGGGGTGAATTCGTGACCGATCTTGTTGCAGCACCGGGTGCAGACACGGCCCAGACCACCATCATCACAGGGACTCTGCCACCGAACGACGGTGACAGACCGCTGGCGTGGGCACCGTACGAACCCGCTCCGAAGAAGCGTCGGACCGGCCTCTGGGTAGGCCTGGGCGTCGGGGCGCTGCTCATCGCCGCCGGTGCGGCATCGATGGTTCTGATCGCGCCGGGCACCACCATCGCCGGCATCCCCGTCGGCGGGCTCACGCCCGGGGCCGCCGCCGATGCCGTCAGCTCCCGTCTCGCTGACGTGGAGATCGCGTTCACAGACGCCAGCGGCGACCCCTCCGTCACCGGCGCTGACCTGGGCGCATCCGTCGACGCCGTGGCGCTGGCGAATGAGGCGTTCGCCGAGCACCCGATGTGGAACCTCGGCGCGTGGATGCCCGAGCCGATCGCCGCCGACATCACACTCGACACCGAGGTCGCCCACGACAAGCTCCGCTCGCTGCTGCCTACGACCTACGAGGATGCCGTCGACGCCGGCGTCGTCTTCGACGCCGCTTCCAAGTCGTACGTGACCACTCCGGCCGAATCCGGCACCGGCGTCGATCTCGACGCTCTGATCGGCTCGATCGCTGCGACGATCACCGGGGGCGGCGACGTCGTGACCTACTCCGGTGCTCCGGCTGAAGCCCCGGCCGCCGTCAGCGATGCCGAGGCGACGACCGTCGCCGACCAGCTGAACACCATGCTCGGCTCCCTCGGGTTCTACGTGGGCGAGGAGCGCACGGTGCCGGTGGGACCCGCTGTCGCTGCGACCTGGCTCGAGGTCGTCGACGATGATGGCGAGCTGCGCATCACGGCCGACGAGACCGCGATCCAGGAGACAGTCGACAAGCTGCCCGGGCTCGTGAACCGCGAACCCGTGGACGCCGAGGTCGTCGTCAACTCCGGCGGCGACGTGCTCAGCGAGGTCACCGCCGGAGTCAACGGCCGCGAGCTCGGCGATGTCAGCCAGGCCGCATCGGAGTTCGCGGAGCAGCTGCAGAACGGCGACGCGGCCTACGCGCTCGAGGTGACGGAGCCCGAGTTCGCCACGACGACGCTGCACCGTTACATCGACCTGAACCTCAGCAACCAGCGCGCGGTCCTGTACCAGAACGGCAACGTGGTGCACTCCTGGGCGATCTCGTCGGGCCTGCCGGCCACGCCGACCCCCACGGGCAACTTCACCGTGTTCGCGCACACCCGCATCCAGGACATGGTCGGCCGCGACTACGTCACCGAGGACGTGCCGTTCAACACCTGGTTCGCGCCGGACATCGCCTTCCACGGCGCCTACTGGCACAACAACTTCGGCACCCAGATGAGCCACGGCTGCGTGAACATGCCGGTGTGGCAGGCCGAGTACGTCTACAACTGGGCCCCCGTTGGCACCGAGGTCTCCGTCCACTGGTGAGACTCGCCCGCCGCATGGCCCGGAGACGCGAGTGGGGCGGATGCCGCAGCATCCGCCCCACCCTTCGTTCTTCCCTTACGCGATCGCGTCGATGATCCCGTTCAGCGTCTGCGACGGGCGCATGATCTGTGCGACCTTGGCGACGTCGGGGCGGTAGTAGCCTCCGATGTCGGCCGCGGCGCCCTGGGCGCCGTTGAGCTCGGCGACGATCTCCTGCTCCTTGGCGGTGAGGTCGGCGGCGATCGACGCGAACGCCGCAGCGAGCTCGGGGTCCTTCGTCTGCGCGGCCAGCTCCTGCGCCCAGTACAGGCCCAGGTAGAAGTGGCTGCCGCGGTTGTCGATCGTACCGAGCTTGCGGCCCGGCGAGCGGTCCTCTTCGAGGAAGGTGCCGGTCGCGGCATCCAGAGTCTCGGCGAGGACGCGAGCCTTCTCGTTGCCGGTGCGGTCCGCGAAGTGCTCGAGCGAGGCCGCCAGGGCGAAGAACTCGCCGAGCGAGTCCCAGCGCAGGTAGTTCTCCTCGACGAGCTGCTGCACGTGCTTCGGGGCCGAGCCGCCCGCG
It includes:
- a CDS encoding RidA family protein, which gives rise to MSTKTRVTTDAAPAPAHTFSQGVRKGPFVQVSGQGPVDPSSGEYLFEGDVAAQTTRTLENVKAIVEASGATFDDVVMLRVYLTQRSDFAAMNDAYGEFVTAHTPSGVLPSRTTVFTGLPREEMLVEIDGIAIVEG
- a CDS encoding L,D-transpeptidase family protein codes for the protein MTDLVAAPGADTAQTTIITGTLPPNDGDRPLAWAPYEPAPKKRRTGLWVGLGVGALLIAAGAASMVLIAPGTTIAGIPVGGLTPGAAADAVSSRLADVEIAFTDASGDPSVTGADLGASVDAVALANEAFAEHPMWNLGAWMPEPIAADITLDTEVAHDKLRSLLPTTYEDAVDAGVVFDAASKSYVTTPAESGTGVDLDALIGSIAATITGGGDVVTYSGAPAEAPAAVSDAEATTVADQLNTMLGSLGFYVGEERTVPVGPAVAATWLEVVDDDGELRITADETAIQETVDKLPGLVNREPVDAEVVVNSGGDVLSEVTAGVNGRELGDVSQAASEFAEQLQNGDAAYALEVTEPEFATTTLHRYIDLNLSNQRAVLYQNGNVVHSWAISSGLPATPTPTGNFTVFAHTRIQDMVGRDYVTEDVPFNTWFAPDIAFHGAYWHNNFGTQMSHGCVNMPVWQAEYVYNWAPVGTEVSVHW
- a CDS encoding alanine racemase produces the protein MPLLIPDPVVGTWAKAFPARAHGRRLSEIADADLRLSEFSTPVMTVHADALEHNERTVLDWAAAAGVVLAPHGKTTMAPALWQRLLDAGAWGITVATPWQASVAIEAGVRRVFIANAVTDAAAAADLGRALIADPDLRIICWVDSTDSVALLASAGIEPRHPLDVLVELGGAGGRTGARTVDEGERIAQAITDAPGLRLTGVGGYEGPFGPDRSAESVQAVDAYLGTIVELHGRLSYPGVARPILTAGGSAFPDRAAAVLAPLGDEAEIVLRSGAFQIHDDGFYSRMSPFGPLTGTAPLRSAMHAWARVVSQPEPGLALLDAGRRDVPFDIDLPVPQSVRGEITALNDQHAFLHLEPGAEAPVGAVVRLGLSHPCTAFDKWRVIPLIDDPDADDPRVIGAVATCF